In Mycobacterium tuberculosis H37Rv, a single window of DNA contains:
- a CDS encoding bifunctional oligoribonuclease/PAP phosphatase NrnA (degrades RNAs of less than 2 bases and dephosphorylates 3?-phosphoadenosine 5?-phosphate): MTTIDPRSELVDGRRRAGARVDAVGAAALLSAAARVGVVCHVHPDADTIGAGLALALVLDGCGKRVEVSFAAPATLPESLRSLPGCHLLVRPEVMRRDVDLVVTVDIPSVDRLGALGDLTDSGRELLVIDHHASNDLFGTANFIDPSADSTTTMVAEILDAWGKPIDPRVAHCIYAGLATDTGSFRWASVRGYRLAARLVEIGVDNATVSRTLMDSHPFTWLPLLSRVLGSAQLVSEAVGGRGLVYVVVDNREWVAARSEEVESIVDIVRTTQQAEVAAVFKEVEPHRWSVSMRAKTVNLAAVASGFGGGGHRLAAGYTTTGSIDDAVASLRAALG; this comes from the coding sequence GTGACGACGATCGACCCAAGGAGTGAGCTGGTCGACGGGCGGCGTCGCGCGGGGGCCCGCGTGGACGCCGTCGGTGCCGCTGCGCTGTTGTCGGCCGCTGCCAGGGTCGGGGTAGTCTGCCACGTCCACCCCGATGCCGACACCATCGGCGCCGGATTGGCATTGGCATTGGTGTTGGACGGGTGCGGCAAGCGGGTAGAGGTCAGCTTTGCCGCGCCGGCGACACTGCCCGAGTCGCTGCGTTCGCTGCCGGGCTGCCATCTGCTGGTCCGCCCTGAGGTGATGCGCCGCGATGTCGATTTGGTTGTGACTGTTGACATTCCGAGTGTTGATCGGCTCGGTGCTCTGGGCGATCTAACTGATTCCGGGCGGGAGCTCCTGGTAATCGACCATCACGCCTCCAACGACCTGTTCGGCACCGCGAATTTCATTGACCCGTCGGCGGATTCCACCACGACGATGGTTGCCGAGATCCTCGACGCGTGGGGGAAACCGATAGACCCGCGCGTCGCGCACTGCATCTACGCCGGGTTGGCGACCGACACGGGGTCGTTTCGCTGGGCCAGTGTGCGGGGGTATCGGCTGGCGGCGCGGCTGGTAGAGATCGGTGTGGACAACGCCACCGTCAGCAGGACCTTGATGGACAGCCATCCCTTCACCTGGTTGCCGTTGCTATCGCGGGTGTTGGGTTCGGCGCAGCTGGTGTCCGAGGCGGTCGGTGGCCGCGGGCTGGTTTACGTCGTCGTCGACAACCGGGAGTGGGTCGCTGCGCGCTCGGAGGAAGTGGAAAGCATCGTCGACATCGTCCGCACCACGCAACAAGCCGAGGTCGCGGCGGTGTTCAAGGAGGTCGAACCGCATCGGTGGTCGGTGTCGATGCGGGCTAAGACCGTGAATTTGGCCGCGGTTGCCTCTGGGTTCGGTGGCGGTGGTCACCGGCTGGCCGCGGGGTATACGACCACCGGCTCGATCGACGACGCTGTGGCGTCGTTGCGCGCGGCGCTTGGTTAG
- the rbfA gene encoding ribosome-binding factor RbfA, with product MADAARARRLAKRIAAIVASAIEYEIKDPGLAGVTITDAKVTADLHDATVYYTVMGRTLHDEPNCAGAAAALERAKGVLRTKVGAGTGVRFTPTLTFTLDTISDSVHRMDELLARARAADADLARVRVGAKPAGEADPYRDNGSVAQSPAPGGLGIRTSDGPEAVEAPLTCGGDTGDDDRPKE from the coding sequence ATGGCTGATGCTGCTAGGGCGCGGCGGCTGGCCAAACGGATCGCCGCGATCGTCGCCTCGGCGATCGAGTACGAGATCAAGGATCCTGGATTGGCCGGGGTGACCATCACCGATGCGAAGGTGACCGCCGACTTGCACGATGCCACGGTGTACTACACGGTGATGGGACGCACGCTACACGACGAGCCGAACTGCGCCGGCGCGGCCGCCGCGCTGGAACGGGCCAAAGGGGTGCTGCGCACCAAGGTCGGGGCGGGCACCGGCGTTCGGTTCACTCCCACCTTGACGTTCACGCTCGACACGATCTCGGACAGTGTGCACCGGATGGACGAGTTGCTGGCCCGCGCTCGCGCCGCGGATGCCGATCTGGCGCGGGTCCGGGTGGGCGCCAAACCGGCGGGGGAGGCCGACCCGTACCGTGATAACGGGTCGGTGGCGCAATCACCGGCTCCCGGGGGACTGGGTATCAGAACGAGCGACGGACCCGAGGCTGTGGAGGCACCGCTCACTTGCGGGGGAGACACCGGTGACGACGATCGACCCAAGGAGTGA
- a CDS encoding ribosome maturation factor RimP gives MTTGLPSQRQVIELLGADFACAGYEIEDVVIDARARPPRIAVIADGDAPLDLDTIAALSRRASALLDGLDGANKIRGRYLLEVSSPGVERPLTSEKHFRRARGRKVELVLSDGSRLTGRVGEMRAGTVALVIREDRGWAVREIPLAEIVKAVVQVEFSPPAPAELELAQSSEMGLARGTEAGA, from the coding sequence GTGACCACCGGGCTACCTTCGCAGAGGCAGGTGATCGAGCTACTCGGTGCAGATTTCGCGTGCGCCGGCTACGAGATCGAAGACGTGGTCATCGATGCGCGGGCCCGCCCGCCGCGGATAGCGGTGATCGCCGACGGTGACGCCCCTCTCGACCTGGATACGATAGCCGCATTGTCGCGCAGGGCATCGGCTTTGCTGGACGGCCTGGACGGTGCGAACAAGATCCGGGGCCGCTACCTGCTCGAGGTCAGCTCTCCCGGTGTGGAACGCCCGCTGACCAGCGAAAAGCACTTCCGCCGTGCTCGAGGCCGCAAGGTTGAGCTGGTGTTGTCAGACGGATCGCGACTGACCGGCCGGGTCGGCGAGATGCGTGCTGGCACGGTGGCGTTGGTGATCCGGGAAGACCGGGGCTGGGCAGTCCGTGAGATCCCGCTTGCTGAGATTGTGAAAGCTGTTGTCCAGGTTGAGTTTTCGCCACCGGCTCCGGCGGAGTTGGAACTGGCCCAGTCTTCCGAGATGGGGCTGGCCCGCGGGACGGAGGCCGGAGCATGA
- the infB gene encoding translation initiation factor IF-2 encodes MAAGKARVHELAKELGVTSKEVLARLSEQGEFVKSASSTVEAPVARRLRESFGGSKPAPAKGTAKSPGKGPDKSLDKALDAAIDMAAGNGKATAAPAKAADSGGAAIVSPTTPAAPEPPTAVPPSPQAPHPGMAPGARPGPVPKPGIRTPRVGNNPFSSAQPADRPIPRPPAPRPGTARPGVPRPGASPGSMPPRPGGAVGGARPPRPGAPRPGGRPGAPGAGRSDAGGGNYRGGGVGAAPGTGFRGRPGGGGGGRPGQRGGAAGAFGRPGGAPRRGRKSKRQKRQEYDSMQAPVVGGVRLPHGNGETIRLARGASLSDFADKIDANPAALVQALFNLGEMVTATQSVGDETLELLGSEMNYNVQVVSPEDEDRELLESFDLSYGEDEGGEEDLQVRPPVVTVMGHVDHGKTRLLDTIRKANVREAEAGGITQHIGAYQVAVDLDGSQRLITFIDTPGHEAFTAMRARGAKATDIAILVVAADDGVMPQTVEAINHAQAADVPIVVAVNKIDKEGADPAKIRGQLTEYGLVPEEFGGDTMFVDISAKQGTNIEALEEAVLLTADAALDLRANPDMEAQGVAIEAHLDRGRGPVATVLVQRGTLRVGDSVVAGDAYGRVRRMVDEHGEDVEVALPSRPVQVIGFTSVPGAGDNFLVVDEDRIARQIADRRSARKRNALAARSRKRISLEDLDSALKETSQLNLILKGDNAGTVEALEEALMGIQVDDEVVLRVIDRGVGGITETNVNLASASDAVIIGFNVRAEGKATELASREGVEIRYYSVIYQAIDEIEQALRGLLKPIYEENQLGRAEIRALFRSSKVGLIAGCLVTSGVMRRNAKARLLRDNIVVAENLSIASLRREKDDVTEVRDGFECGLTLGYADIKEGDVIESYELVQKERA; translated from the coding sequence GTGGCAGCAGGTAAGGCCCGCGTACACGAGTTGGCTAAGGAACTCGGTGTAACCAGCAAGGAAGTTCTCGCCCGGCTGAGCGAGCAGGGCGAATTCGTCAAATCAGCATCGTCGACGGTGGAAGCACCGGTTGCCCGTCGGCTGCGTGAATCGTTCGGTGGCAGCAAACCTGCCCCGGCGAAAGGCACCGCCAAGTCCCCCGGCAAAGGCCCCGACAAGTCCCTTGACAAGGCGCTGGACGCCGCGATCGACATGGCCGCAGGCAACGGCAAGGCGACTGCCGCGCCCGCCAAGGCCGCCGATTCCGGCGGGGCGGCAATCGTCTCCCCAACTACCCCCGCCGCACCCGAGCCTCCGACCGCAGTGCCGCCCAGCCCTCAGGCACCCCACCCCGGCATGGCTCCCGGGGCGCGGCCGGGCCCGGTGCCGAAGCCGGGGATTCGCACCCCGCGCGTCGGCAACAACCCGTTCTCGTCGGCGCAACCCGCCGACCGGCCCATCCCGCGTCCGCCGGCTCCCCGCCCCGGTACCGCCCGGCCCGGGGTTCCACGTCCGGGCGCCTCGCCCGGCAGCATGCCGCCACGCCCCGGTGGAGCTGTCGGGGGTGCCCGTCCACCACGTCCTGGTGCGCCACGACCCGGGGGCCGGCCCGGTGCGCCCGGCGCTGGCCGTTCCGACGCGGGCGGCGGCAACTACCGGGGTGGCGGCGTGGGTGCCGCTCCCGGAACGGGCTTCCGCGGCCGTCCCGGGGGCGGCGGCGGTGGCCGTCCCGGGCAGCGTGGCGGTGCCGCCGGCGCGTTCGGCCGCCCGGGTGGTGCGCCCCGGCGCGGCCGCAAGTCCAAGCGGCAGAAGCGCCAGGAGTACGACTCGATGCAGGCTCCGGTCGTCGGCGGGGTGCGGTTGCCGCACGGCAACGGCGAAACGATCCGGCTCGCACGCGGCGCGTCGCTCAGCGACTTCGCGGACAAAATCGACGCCAACCCCGCGGCGCTGGTGCAGGCGCTGTTCAACCTCGGCGAGATGGTGACGGCCACCCAGTCGGTCGGCGACGAGACGCTGGAGTTGCTGGGCAGCGAGATGAACTACAACGTTCAGGTCGTCAGCCCGGAGGACGAAGACCGCGAGCTGCTGGAATCCTTCGACCTCAGCTACGGTGAGGACGAGGGCGGCGAGGAGGACCTTCAGGTTCGCCCGCCGGTGGTGACGGTGATGGGTCACGTCGACCACGGCAAGACCCGGCTGTTGGACACCATCCGCAAGGCCAACGTCCGCGAGGCCGAGGCCGGCGGCATCACCCAGCACATCGGTGCCTACCAGGTGGCCGTCGATCTGGACGGCAGCCAGCGGCTGATCACCTTTATCGACACCCCGGGCCACGAGGCGTTCACCGCCATGCGTGCCCGTGGCGCCAAGGCGACCGATATCGCCATTTTGGTGGTCGCCGCTGACGATGGAGTGATGCCGCAGACGGTCGAGGCCATCAACCACGCGCAGGCCGCCGACGTGCCGATCGTGGTGGCGGTCAACAAGATCGACAAGGAGGGTGCCGACCCGGCCAAGATTCGCGGGCAGCTTACCGAATATGGTTTAGTGCCAGAGGAATTCGGCGGTGACACGATGTTCGTCGACATCTCGGCCAAGCAGGGCACCAATATCGAGGCGCTGGAGGAGGCCGTGTTGCTGACCGCCGACGCCGCGCTGGACCTGCGGGCAAACCCCGACATGGAAGCCCAGGGTGTGGCGATCGAGGCGCACTTGGACCGTGGTCGCGGCCCAGTGGCTACCGTGCTGGTGCAGCGCGGCACCCTGCGGGTCGGTGACTCGGTGGTCGCCGGCGACGCCTATGGCCGTGTTCGCCGCATGGTCGACGAACACGGCGAAGACGTCGAGGTTGCGCTGCCGTCGCGGCCTGTGCAGGTCATTGGCTTCACGTCGGTGCCCGGCGCCGGCGACAACTTCCTCGTCGTCGACGAGGACCGTATCGCCCGCCAAATCGCCGACCGGCGTAGCGCTCGCAAGCGCAACGCCCTGGCGGCGCGCTCACGCAAGCGGATCAGCCTGGAGGACCTGGACTCGGCGCTGAAGGAAACCAGCCAGCTGAACCTGATCCTCAAGGGCGACAACGCCGGTACCGTCGAGGCGCTGGAAGAGGCCCTGATGGGTATCCAGGTGGACGACGAGGTGGTGCTGCGGGTGATCGACCGCGGTGTCGGCGGCATTACCGAAACCAACGTCAACCTGGCGTCGGCTTCCGATGCGGTGATCATCGGTTTCAATGTGCGCGCCGAAGGCAAGGCGACCGAGCTGGCCAGCCGCGAAGGCGTGGAGATCCGCTACTACTCGGTCATCTACCAGGCGATCGACGAGATCGAGCAGGCGCTGCGTGGCCTGCTCAAGCCGATCTACGAGGAAAACCAGCTGGGTCGGGCTGAGATCCGGGCGTTGTTCCGGTCTTCGAAGGTCGGCCTCATCGCCGGCTGCCTGGTCACCTCGGGTGTGATGCGGCGCAACGCCAAGGCGCGGCTGTTGCGGGACAACATCGTGGTCGCCGAGAACCTTTCGATCGCTTCGCTGCGCCGGGAGAAGGACGACGTGACCGAGGTGCGCGACGGCTTCGAGTGTGGCCTGACACTGGGTTACGCCGACATCAAGGAGGGCGACGTCATCGAGTCCTACGAGCTGGTCCAGAAGGAACGCGCCTGA
- the dinF gene encoding DNA-damage-inducible protein DinF gives MSQVGHRAGGRQIAQLALPALGVLAAEPLYLLFDIAVVGRLGAISLAGLAIGSLVLGLVGSQATFLSYGTTARAARRYGAGNRVAAVTEGVQATWLALGLGALVVVVVEATATPLVSAIASGDGITAAALPWLRIAILGTPAILVSLAGNGWLRGVQDTVRPLRYVVAGFGSSALLCPLLVYGWLGLPRWGLTGSAVANLVGQWLAALLFAGALLAERVSLRPDRAVLGAQLMMARDLIVRTLAFQVCYVSAAAVAARFGAAALAAHQVVLQLWGLLALVLDSLAIAAQSLVGAALGAGDAGHAKAVAWRVTAFSLLAAGILAAALGLGSSVLPGLFTDDRSVLAAIGVPWWFMVVQLPFAGIVFAVDGVLLGAGDAAFMRTATVASALVGFLPLVWLSLAYGWGLAGIWSGLGTFIVLRLIFVGWRAYSGRWAVTGAA, from the coding sequence TTGAGCCAGGTGGGGCACCGCGCGGGCGGCCGTCAGATCGCGCAGCTGGCGTTGCCCGCGCTGGGCGTGCTGGCCGCCGAGCCGCTGTACCTGCTGTTCGACATCGCCGTGGTGGGCCGGCTGGGGGCGATATCGCTGGCGGGTCTGGCTATCGGCAGTCTGGTGCTCGGCCTGGTTGGTTCCCAGGCGACGTTTTTGTCCTACGGCACCACAGCGCGCGCGGCGCGTCGTTACGGTGCCGGCAACCGGGTGGCCGCGGTCACCGAAGGTGTACAGGCGACCTGGTTGGCGTTGGGTCTGGGCGCGTTGGTCGTCGTCGTGGTGGAAGCCACCGCGACGCCGCTGGTGTCGGCGATCGCTTCTGGCGATGGCATCACCGCGGCGGCCTTGCCGTGGCTGCGGATCGCGATCCTGGGCACGCCGGCGATCCTGGTCTCGCTCGCCGGCAACGGCTGGCTGCGCGGCGTGCAGGACACCGTGCGACCGCTGCGGTATGTGGTCGCCGGCTTCGGGTCGTCGGCTCTGCTGTGCCCGCTGCTGGTTTACGGTTGGCTGGGGTTGCCCCGCTGGGGGTTAACCGGCTCGGCGGTGGCCAATCTGGTGGGGCAGTGGCTGGCGGCGCTGCTGTTTGCCGGTGCGTTACTGGCCGAGCGGGTGTCGCTGCGGCCGGACCGCGCCGTGCTGGGCGCCCAGCTGATGATGGCGCGGGACCTGATCGTGCGGACCCTGGCCTTCCAAGTTTGTTATGTCTCGGCTGCGGCGGTGGCCGCGAGGTTCGGCGCTGCCGCGCTCGCGGCCCACCAGGTCGTGTTGCAGTTGTGGGGTCTTCTTGCGCTGGTTCTTGATTCGCTAGCGATTGCGGCGCAGTCGCTGGTCGGTGCCGCGTTGGGTGCCGGTGATGCCGGGCACGCTAAGGCGGTGGCATGGCGGGTGACGGCGTTTTCGCTGTTGGCGGCGGGAATTTTGGCAGCGGCGTTAGGGCTAGGCTCCTCGGTGCTGCCCGGGCTATTCACCGACGATCGATCGGTACTCGCCGCGATCGGGGTGCCGTGGTGGTTCATGGTAGTCCAATTGCCTTTTGCGGGAATTGTTTTCGCAGTTGACGGGGTGCTGCTGGGCGCGGGCGACGCCGCGTTCATGCGGACGGCGACGGTGGCGAGTGCGTTGGTGGGCTTTTTGCCGCTTGTCTGGTTGTCGCTGGCGTATGGCTGGGGGCTGGCGGGTATCTGGTCGGGACTGGGCACGTTTATCGTGCTGCGGCTGATATTCGTCGGATGGCGGGCGTACAGCGGTCGGTGGGCGGTGACGGGCGCGGCGTAG
- the proS gene encoding proline--tRNA ligase (prolyl-tRNA synthetase (PRORS) (global RNA synthesis factor) (proline translase)) — MITRMSELFLRTLRDDPADAEVASHKLLIRAGYIRPVAPGLYSWLPLGLRVLRNIERVIRDEMNAIGGQEILFPALLPRAPYETTNRWTQYGDSVFRLKDRRGNDYLLGPTHEELFTLTVKGEYSSYKDFPLTLYQIQTKYRDEARPRAGILRAREFVMKDSYSFDIDAAGLKAAYHAHREAYQRIFDRLQVRYVIVSAVSGAMGGSASEEFLAESPSGEDAFVRCLESGYAANVEAVVTARPDTLPIDGLPEAVVHDTGDTPTIASLVAWANEADLGRTVTAADTLKNVLIKVRQPGGDTELLAIGVPGDREVDDKRLGAALEPADYALLDDDDFAKHPFLVKGYIGPKALRENNVRYLVDPRIVDGTSWITGADQPGRHVVGLVAGRDFTADGTIEAAEVREGDPSPDGAGPLVMARGIEIGHIFQLGSKYTDAFTADVLGEDGKPVRLTMGSYGIGVSRLVAVVAEQHHDELGLRWPSTVAPFDVHLVIANKDAQARAGATALAADLDRLGVEVLLDDRQASPGVKFKDAELLGMPWIVVVGRGWADGVVELRDRFSGQTRELVAGASLATDIAAAVTG, encoded by the coding sequence GTGATCACCCGGATGTCCGAGTTGTTCTTGCGCACCCTGCGCGACGATCCCGCCGACGCCGAAGTGGCCAGCCACAAACTGCTGATCCGGGCCGGCTACATCCGGCCCGTCGCGCCCGGGCTGTACAGCTGGTTACCGCTCGGCCTGCGAGTGCTGCGCAACATAGAACGGGTCATCCGCGACGAGATGAACGCCATCGGTGGACAGGAGATCCTATTTCCTGCCCTGCTGCCGCGGGCACCGTACGAGACGACCAACCGGTGGACCCAATACGGCGACAGCGTGTTTCGGCTCAAGGACCGCCGCGGCAACGACTACCTGCTGGGCCCCACCCACGAAGAGCTGTTCACCCTGACCGTGAAGGGCGAGTACAGCTCCTACAAGGACTTCCCGCTCACGCTGTACCAAATCCAGACCAAGTACCGCGACGAGGCGCGGCCGCGGGCCGGCATCCTGCGCGCTCGGGAGTTCGTCATGAAGGACTCCTACTCCTTTGACATCGACGCCGCCGGGCTGAAGGCGGCCTACCACGCTCACCGGGAGGCCTACCAGCGCATATTTGACCGACTTCAGGTGCGCTATGTCATCGTTTCGGCAGTGTCCGGGGCGATGGGCGGCAGTGCGTCCGAAGAGTTCTTGGCTGAGAGTCCGTCCGGGGAGGACGCATTTGTCCGGTGCCTCGAGTCGGGTTATGCGGCCAACGTCGAGGCGGTTGTCACCGCCCGCCCGGACACCCTGCCCATCGATGGGCTGCCCGAGGCGGTGGTCCACGACACCGGCGACACCCCAACCATCGCCAGCCTGGTGGCCTGGGCCAACGAGGCCGATCTCGGCCGCACGGTGACCGCCGCGGACACCCTGAAGAACGTCTTAATCAAAGTCCGACAGCCGGGAGGGGACACCGAACTGCTGGCAATCGGCGTGCCCGGCGACCGTGAGGTCGATGACAAAAGGTTGGGCGCAGCGCTGGAACCGGCTGACTACGCGTTGCTCGACGACGATGATTTCGCCAAGCACCCGTTCCTGGTTAAGGGTTATATCGGGCCAAAGGCGTTGCGGGAGAACAATGTCCGCTATCTCGTCGACCCGCGGATAGTCGACGGCACCAGCTGGATCACCGGGGCGGACCAACCCGGCCGCCATGTTGTCGGTTTGGTGGCCGGCCGCGACTTCACCGCAGACGGCACCATTGAGGCCGCCGAGGTGCGCGAAGGCGATCCATCTCCCGACGGCGCCGGTCCGCTGGTCATGGCGCGCGGTATCGAAATTGGGCACATCTTCCAGCTGGGGAGCAAATACACCGACGCCTTCACCGCCGACGTGCTCGGCGAGGATGGCAAGCCTGTGCGGTTGACCATGGGTTCCTACGGCATCGGTGTGTCTCGGTTGGTTGCCGTCGTTGCCGAGCAGCACCACGACGAGCTGGGCCTTCGCTGGCCGTCGACGGTCGCGCCGTTCGATGTTCACCTGGTGATCGCGAACAAGGACGCGCAGGCTCGCGCCGGGGCGACCGCGCTGGCCGCCGATCTGGATCGGCTGGGGGTTGAGGTGTTGCTGGACGACCGCCAGGCATCGCCCGGCGTCAAGTTCAAAGATGCCGAGCTGTTGGGTATGCCCTGGATCGTTGTCGTGGGGCGCGGCTGGGCGGACGGCGTGGTCGAGCTGCGCGACCGGTTCAGCGGTCAGACTCGCGAGCTGGTTGCCGGCGCCTCGCTGGCCACCGATATCGCAGCGGCCGTCACCGGGTAG
- the nusA gene encoding transcription termination/antitermination protein NusA, whose amino-acid sequence MNIDMAALHAIEVDRGISVNELLETIKSALLTAYRHTQGHQTDARIEIDRKTGVVRVIARETDEAGNLISEWDDTPEGFGRIAATTARQVMLQRFRDAENERTYGEFSTREGEIVAGVIQRDSRANARGLVVVRIGTETKASEGVIPAAEQVPGESYEHGNRLRCYVVGVTRGAREPLITLSRTHPNLVRKLFSLEVPEIADGSVEIVAVAREAGHRSKIAVRSNVAGLNAKGACIGPMGQRVRNVMSELSGEKIDIIDYDDDPARFVANALSPAKVVSVSVIDQTARAARVVVPDFQLSLAIGKEGQNARLAARLTGWRIDIRGDAPPPPPGQPEPGVSRGMAHDR is encoded by the coding sequence ATGAACATCGACATGGCTGCTCTGCATGCCATCGAGGTGGACCGGGGTATCTCGGTCAATGAACTGCTCGAAACGATCAAGTCCGCGCTGTTGACTGCCTACCGGCACACCCAAGGTCACCAGACCGATGCGCGCATCGAGATCGACCGGAAAACCGGTGTCGTTCGGGTGATCGCCCGTGAGACCGATGAGGCTGGCAATCTCATCAGCGAGTGGGACGACACTCCAGAGGGCTTCGGCCGGATCGCCGCCACGACGGCACGCCAAGTGATGTTGCAGCGATTCCGCGACGCCGAGAACGAGCGCACCTACGGCGAGTTCTCCACCCGCGAGGGCGAGATCGTTGCGGGAGTGATCCAGCGCGATAGCCGGGCCAACGCCCGCGGTCTGGTCGTCGTCCGGATTGGCACCGAGACCAAGGCTTCCGAGGGTGTGATCCCGGCCGCTGAGCAGGTACCGGGGGAGAGCTATGAACATGGCAACCGGCTGCGCTGCTACGTAGTTGGTGTAACCCGAGGTGCCCGCGAGCCGCTGATTACGCTGTCGCGCACGCACCCCAATCTGGTGCGCAAGCTGTTCTCGCTGGAAGTCCCCGAGATCGCCGACGGATCGGTGGAGATCGTCGCGGTGGCCCGGGAGGCCGGCCACCGCTCCAAGATCGCTGTGCGGTCCAACGTTGCCGGCTTGAACGCCAAGGGTGCTTGCATCGGTCCGATGGGGCAACGGGTCCGCAACGTGATGAGCGAGCTGTCCGGGGAGAAGATCGACATCATCGACTATGACGACGATCCGGCGCGTTTTGTCGCCAACGCGTTGTCGCCGGCCAAGGTGGTGTCGGTGTCGGTGATCGACCAGACCGCCCGGGCCGCCCGCGTGGTGGTGCCCGATTTCCAATTGTCGCTGGCAATCGGAAAGGAAGGGCAGAACGCCCGGCTGGCTGCCCGGCTCACCGGGTGGCGTATCGATATTCGCGGCGATGCGCCGCCGCCCCCGCCCGGTCAGCCCGAACCCGGAGTCAGCCGCGGTATGGCGCACGACCGCTAG
- a CDS encoding hypothetical protein (A core mycobacterial gene; conserved in mycobacterial strains (See Marmiesse et al., 2004 PMID:14766927).): MLRAAPVINRLTNRPISRRGVLAGGAALAALGVVSACGESAPKAPAVEELRSPLDQARHDGALAAAAATAIGIPPQVAAALTVVATQRTSHARALATEIARAAGKLVSATSETSSSSPSPTDPAAPPPAVSDVIDSLRTSAGEASRLVATTSGYRAGLLASIAASCTASYTVALVPSGPSI; this comes from the coding sequence GTGCTTAGAGCAGCACCAGTCATCAACCGGCTCACGAATCGACCCATCAGCAGGCGGGGTGTGCTGGCCGGTGGCGCCGCGCTGGCCGCACTGGGAGTGGTGTCCGCCTGCGGCGAGTCCGCGCCCAAGGCACCCGCGGTCGAAGAGCTGCGCTCGCCGTTGGACCAGGCCCGACACGACGGTGCGCTCGCAGCTGCCGCCGCCACAGCCATCGGGATCCCGCCGCAGGTTGCCGCCGCGCTGACCGTCGTCGCCACTCAGCGAACCTCGCATGCTCGAGCGCTGGCCACCGAGATCGCCCGGGCCGCGGGCAAGCTGGTATCCGCTACGAGCGAAACCAGCAGCTCCAGTCCCAGCCCAACCGATCCGGCGGCACCGCCACCAGCGGTGTCCGACGTGATCGATTCGCTGCGCACGTCAGCGGGGGAAGCCAGTCGACTAGTGGCGACGACATCGGGCTACCGAGCAGGGTTGCTCGCCTCCATTGCCGCGTCCTGCACCGCCTCCTATACGGTTGCGCTCGTGCCTTCAGGCCCGTCGATATGA